The following is a genomic window from Episyrphus balteatus chromosome 1, idEpiBalt1.1, whole genome shotgun sequence.
ttcagaaaagtatattttgtttcATGTGGGGAAAATCTTGTTAACTTCAAAATAagtcaaaaaacgatttttttttttaactttctaagggtaatatttcaaaaacgggagctgataggatatttctgacttcagattcagaacatcaaaaacctatagaaaagtatattataGTGTTCgcaccaaaaaaataattaatttttgtagaccagtgtaatctaatattttaaaagcCCGATTTTGTATTCTATCTAAGAAACTCAAATCTCAAATACTTTatcggagcacctgcccagatgtcAAAATTGTATTCAAGTCAGGGTTcagactttacttcgatcgaagtagatttagtTCGATTTTgggaacaaaataaaatctacttccctacttctcttttaTATGatctacttaaaaaataataataaaaaaatggttagaaaaataattttgttggaaataactttttttttaaatacatttttgtaaataaatgttccgaaatctacttccgaaattCTACTAAACGTTTTTAAGCGTTTTTACCGACATCCaatatgtgttcattccacagAAGGTGGTTTGTTGCATACCGGAATGGAAATCTAAGTTTCCTCGATGCCCCTCATGGATATTGGCAAAGATAGAGGGTTCGATTTTAAATATAGTAAGCAGCACTGTGTTTTTGAATCATTTAATTCTACGCATTGGACGATGCAGtcgagatcagaatttaatgagcttatcattgattgattgattggtATTTGGGGTGTAAGATGCACTGCGACCTATAAGATCTATTGTACCCCCCTTTTAAGCTATCTGAGTTAGTTCCTCATTTTATAGCTGTTTCTCTAACCTAATTCCTTTCGGAAAATTGAGTGTTTGGGTTATTTTTATAGAATGTAATTTTTCCTCTTCGACCTGGTTGAAACGTTCTTCTTCTTGGTTGTAGTTCCCGAGAAGCATTTTCGCTTGTCTCAGTTTTGGTAGTTCTGTCCAGGTTTTTGATCTCATGGTCTCCTcgtctagttttattttatttttaataacattttctcCTATTCCGCAATACGGTTCGGGTCCCATTAAATGGGAATTTGCTCCCGTTTTTTTGCTAAAGAGTCCGCCTTCTCGTTCCCCTGGACATCAACGTGCCCAGGTACCCAGTGGAGAGTgtctttgtttattttgccaaGTTCGTTAAGTTTTCCTATACACTTCAATACTAGCTTGGAGTTGATTTTGTAAGatttaaggacattttttttcactcggagttgaacataacttgagaatttttatccTCGGTTTTGTTCACTCCAAGTTGACGTTTTcaacttttgattttaaactcgagagttgatcaattttcagttttctcaacTTCCCTAAAAAGTAGAAGTTTGCCGACCAAACTTGAAAGTTtgcttcagattttttttttaatttttctgtcaaaatttggTTGGCATTGGCAGTTATTGTGTCAGCGAATTAATATtccaaagcaaacaaaaatcgaaaaattaaacacaaaaaagatTACAAATATGCTATGGATATGAcagattcaaattttaaattaaataactgacagtttttgtttcatatttcaactggagagttgagaaaattattagtgaataaaaagaaattacaacttgCGTTTGAACTCTCGAGTTAAAGTCAACTCTCAACTTGGCAAACTCGAGAGTTTGCTTCAAGAgcaatagtgaaaaaaatggcccatAAGTGCTTTTAGGCCAGCTTGACTATCAGACATAATGGCAATGTTTTTGCTTCGGTGATTCAATTCGAGGTTCATTTCTGCACATTTTACAATGGCATTTACCTCAGCTTGAAAGATACTTGGGACCTATCATACTTGCTTATCATAACTgctcatttgaaaaaaagcttaatataaaagttaattcattcattctatttttattttaaccagCATGAAATACCTTAACTAGATTTAACAACTTTCTCATCTTCTTTAACCTTCAACTCTTCCAGTTGCTTCTTGACAGCATTGATTTCATCTTCACTAACAGTCACCGCTAATTGACATTCTTGCTGTTCCTTACGAATGAATTCTAAATTCTTGATTTTCTCTTCCAAAAATGGAATTTGTTGTGCCTGCAATTTCAAACGATATTCCTTCAATTTGTCATGTTGAAATGTTCTACAATGAGTGTTGGTTAATTTGCGCAAAGATTCTTTGCGGGTAATCCAGTGAAAGTGGCTCGGTGGTGATTTATATTCCAAATCTAATTTCTCAAGAATCCATTCGAAACGTTTGTAGTCCCAACGTCTTAGATACTTGAGGAACTTCTTACGTTTGTCAATCATTTCTTTGAGTgtaactttcattt
Proteins encoded in this region:
- the LOC129921374 gene encoding 28S ribosomal protein S15, mitochondrial; amino-acid sequence: MNFMNCLKTVNVIARQSVREYAFKSDLKIKWNRPEKISCILPEKSGDLSKLPTINKKDPLPDFRDSKELKEADDIVKSLFQLENNPKIFTSNLYREMLVKEVQRHPLDLGSMEAKLAKMTATIRIFQERMEQFPRNKKMKVTLKEMIDKRKKFLKYLRRWDYKRFEWILEKLDLEYKSPPSHFHWITRKESLRKLTNTHCRTFQHDKLKEYRLKLQAQQIPFLEEKIKNLEFIRKEQQECQLAVTVSEDEINAVKKQLEELKVKEDEKVVKSS